From the genome of Deinococcus sp. AJ005, one region includes:
- a CDS encoding Fur family transcriptional regulator, whose translation MTATRSTRQRDVIAQVLGRASGPLAVPEILGLAQSDLPGLGIATVYRTLKLLTEQGQIHPVTLDGETRYEAAGKGHHHHFSCTRCGRVFTLHTCPVALPSGTVYPGGFVVEAHEVTLYGQCPECAAN comes from the coding sequence ATGACCGCCACCCGCAGCACCCGCCAGCGCGACGTGATCGCCCAGGTCCTGGGCCGTGCATCGGGGCCGCTGGCTGTGCCCGAGATCCTGGGGCTGGCCCAGAGTGACCTGCCAGGCCTGGGCATCGCCACGGTGTACCGCACCCTGAAATTGCTGACCGAGCAGGGCCAGATCCATCCGGTCACGCTGGACGGCGAGACCCGCTATGAGGCGGCGGGCAAGGGCCACCACCATCATTTTTCCTGTACCCGCTGTGGGCGCGTGTTCACGCTGCACACCTGTCCTGTCGCGCTTCCCAGCGGTACGGTCTACCCCGGCGGCTTCGTGGTGGAGGCGCATGAGGTCACCCTGTACGGCCAGTGCCCGGAGTGCGCGGCGAACTGA
- a CDS encoding phytoene/squalene synthase family protein, translating to MIKTSLPSSHNPAAPAQAVAYCRDVTRDHSKTFFLGSRLFPLRQRQAVWAVYAACRTGDDIADESTADSVSAELDVWWNRIQSAFAGRPGPDPVDTALAWAARTYPIPLSAFAELHDGLRMDLGGHVYRDMDDLTLYCRRVAGVIGFMIAPVSGFSGGEKTLQHALMLGQAMQLTNILRDVGEDLTRGRIYLPQTLLSEYGITPADLERGVVTPEYRALMAHLCALARNWYAEGRAGIPCLHGSARLAVATAARAYEGILDDLERAGYDNFNRRAYVSGTRKLLMLPRAWWELRGAVSG from the coding sequence ATGATCAAGACGTCCCTGCCCTCCTCCCACAACCCCGCTGCCCCGGCGCAGGCGGTGGCCTATTGCCGGGACGTGACGCGCGACCACAGCAAGACCTTTTTTCTGGGGTCACGCCTGTTTCCGTTGCGGCAGCGGCAGGCGGTCTGGGCGGTCTACGCGGCCTGCCGCACCGGGGACGACATTGCCGACGAGTCCACAGCCGACAGCGTGAGCGCCGAGCTGGACGTGTGGTGGAACCGGATTCAGAGTGCCTTCGCCGGGCGGCCCGGACCCGATCCGGTAGACACGGCGCTGGCCTGGGCCGCCCGCACCTACCCGATTCCTCTGTCGGCCTTCGCCGAACTGCACGATGGCCTGCGGATGGACCTGGGGGGTCACGTCTACCGCGATATGGACGATCTGACGCTGTACTGCCGCCGGGTGGCCGGGGTCATCGGCTTCATGATCGCCCCGGTCAGCGGCTTCAGCGGCGGCGAGAAAACCCTGCAACACGCCCTGATGCTGGGGCAGGCCATGCAACTGACCAACATCCTGCGCGACGTGGGCGAGGACCTGACGCGCGGGCGGATCTACTTGCCGCAGACCCTGCTGAGCGAGTATGGCATCACGCCCGCCGATCTGGAACGCGGCGTGGTGACCCCTGAATACCGCGCCCTAATGGCCCACCTGTGCGCCCTGGCCCGCAACTGGTACGCCGAGGGCCGCGCCGGAATTCCCTGCCTGCACGGCAGCGCCCGTTTGGCCGTCGCCACCGCTGCACGCGCCTACGAGGGCATTCTGGACGATCTGGAACGTGCAGGCTACGACAACTTCAACCGCCGCGCCTATGTCAGCGGCACCCGCAAACTGCTGATGCTGCCCCGCGCCTGGTGGGAATTGCGCGGCGCGGTGAGCGGGTAA
- a CDS encoding class I SAM-dependent methyltransferase, with protein MPQMQGNLNPHAAPPGLSLAQHSNKLELTARGYMLWRAQSLGLLSGAPFGLEREARLFRSLCSPQPGQDWLDAGTSAGFYAGVLAAAGCRVLAADLSAPMLREGQRRETSGNIDWALLNLEDSGLLDESFDGVTVGATLNETHDPARFLRELARVLRPGGQLWLMYLPRTGGPLQSLLSRPALGGLNFPDPAWVGRQLPGMHLTDGLGIGAVRFGRYVKNQQQ; from the coding sequence ATGCCCCAGATGCAAGGAAACCTGAACCCCCACGCGGCCCCGCCGGGCCTGAGTCTGGCTCAACACAGCAACAAGCTGGAGTTGACCGCACGCGGTTACATGCTGTGGCGCGCACAATCGCTGGGCCTGCTGAGCGGCGCACCCTTCGGTCTGGAGCGGGAGGCCCGGCTGTTCCGTTCCCTGTGCAGCCCGCAACCGGGGCAGGACTGGCTGGACGCCGGGACCAGCGCGGGCTTTTACGCGGGCGTGCTGGCGGCGGCAGGCTGCCGGGTGCTGGCCGCCGATCTGAGCGCCCCCATGCTGCGCGAGGGCCAGCGCCGCGAAACGAGTGGCAACATCGACTGGGCACTGCTGAATCTGGAGGACAGCGGCCTGCTAGACGAGAGTTTTGACGGCGTGACCGTGGGCGCGACCCTGAACGAAACACATGACCCGGCCCGTTTTCTGCGGGAGCTGGCGCGCGTGCTGCGTCCCGGCGGCCAGTTGTGGCTGATGTACCTGCCGCGTACGGGCGGCCCGCTGCAAAGCCTGCTCTCCAGACCCGCGCTGGGCGGCCTGAACTTTCCCGATCCGGCCTGGGTGGGGCGGCAATTGCCCGGAATGCACCTGACCGACGGCCTGGGCATCGGCGCCGTCAGGTTCGGGCGCTATGTCAAAAACCAGCAGCAGTAG
- a CDS encoding bifunctional UDP-sugar hydrolase/5'-nucleotidase, whose translation MKLTRSLLLSVALLGTASAAPITITVLHTDDLHGHLEPTKIGEGTYGGYARQTTLVKKYAAEDPNPLVLSGGDTFQGTLFYNVYKGLADVLFMNYQGYQAMAVGNHEFDDGPAALAKFVDKANFPVLATNIDVSAEPLLKDRIKPYAILNVGGEKVGVIGAVTPDLPLISSPGDNVKMLDVIQSIQASADAIKAQGINKVFLVSHLGYTLEQQVAAKVSGLDVIVGGHSHTLLGTFDNKDFPASEGPYPTVVNNPDGNKTLLVAAWEWGKVLGRLQVKFDDAGAVQSWEGNPIPVSADVPEDDTAKRMVTTLTVPIAALRRQVVGNAPGGLNGSRELVRQRESGMANVLADASLAAGQQAGAELALVNGGNVRASIDAGPITFDEAITVQPFGNTLTILDLTGAKIRDALEYGVATWSENKGQFLHVSKGMSYTFDPSKPVGSRVSAVTLNGQPLDETKIYKVAINNFTAGGGDGFTSFKGAPILETGKLDIDILVDYLKANPNLTAEPEGRIVVVNGTK comes from the coding sequence ATGAAACTCACACGTTCCCTTCTGCTGAGCGTCGCCCTGCTGGGCACGGCGTCCGCCGCGCCGATCACCATCACCGTGCTGCACACCGACGATCTGCACGGGCACCTGGAACCCACCAAGATCGGCGAGGGCACGTACGGCGGCTACGCCCGCCAGACCACGCTGGTCAAGAAGTACGCCGCTGAGGACCCCAACCCCCTCGTGCTGTCCGGGGGCGACACCTTCCAGGGCACGCTGTTCTACAACGTCTACAAGGGGCTGGCCGACGTGCTGTTCATGAATTACCAGGGCTATCAGGCGATGGCCGTGGGCAACCACGAGTTCGACGACGGCCCGGCGGCGCTGGCCAAATTCGTGGACAAGGCCAACTTCCCCGTGCTGGCCACCAACATCGACGTCAGCGCCGAGCCGCTGCTCAAGGACCGTATCAAGCCCTACGCTATCCTGAACGTGGGCGGCGAGAAGGTCGGCGTCATTGGCGCGGTGACCCCTGATCTGCCGCTGATCAGCAGCCCTGGCGACAACGTCAAGATGCTGGACGTGATTCAGAGCATCCAGGCCAGCGCCGACGCCATCAAGGCACAGGGCATCAACAAGGTCTTCCTGGTCTCCCACTTGGGCTACACACTGGAGCAGCAAGTGGCGGCCAAGGTGTCGGGCCTGGACGTGATCGTCGGCGGGCACTCGCACACACTGCTGGGCACCTTCGACAACAAGGATTTCCCCGCCAGCGAGGGGCCGTACCCCACCGTGGTGAACAACCCCGACGGCAACAAGACCCTGCTGGTGGCCGCGTGGGAATGGGGCAAGGTGCTGGGCCGCCTTCAGGTCAAGTTCGACGATGCCGGGGCCGTGCAGTCCTGGGAGGGCAACCCCATCCCGGTGTCTGCCGACGTGCCCGAGGACGACACCGCCAAACGCATGGTCACCACCCTGACCGTGCCGATTGCCGCCCTGCGCCGTCAGGTGGTGGGCAACGCACCGGGGGGTCTCAACGGCAGCCGCGAACTGGTTCGCCAGCGTGAGAGCGGCATGGCCAACGTGCTGGCCGACGCCTCGCTGGCCGCTGGTCAGCAGGCTGGGGCAGAGCTGGCACTGGTCAACGGCGGCAACGTGCGCGCCAGCATCGACGCTGGCCCGATCACCTTCGATGAGGCCATCACCGTGCAGCCTTTCGGCAACACCCTGACCATCCTGGACCTGACCGGCGCGAAGATTCGGGATGCCCTGGAATACGGCGTCGCCACCTGGAGCGAGAACAAGGGCCAGTTCCTGCACGTCTCCAAGGGCATGAGCTACACCTTCGATCCCAGCAAGCCGGTGGGCAGCCGCGTGAGCGCCGTGACCCTGAACGGGCAGCCGCTGGATGAGACCAAAATCTATAAGGTCGCCATCAACAATTTCACGGCGGGCGGCGGCGACGGCTTTACCTCGTTCAAGGGTGCGCCGATCCTGGAAACCGGCAAGCTGGACATCGACATTCTGGTGGATTACCTGAAGGCCAACCCCAATCTGACCGCCGAGCCGGAAGGCCGCATCGTGGTTGTGAACGGGACGAAGTAA
- the dusA gene encoding tRNA dihydrouridine(20/20a) synthase DusA, whose amino-acid sequence MLASSLPPHTLSVAPMMDWTDRHCRAFHRTLTRRTLLYTEMITTGAILHGDRERHLSFAEAEHPVALQLGGSDASALAECARIATEYGYDEINLNCGCPSDRVSSGSFGACLMASPDVVARAVEAMRGATHLPVTVKHRIGIDDLDSYEHLSGFVRTVAAAGCETFIVHARKAWLSGLSPRENREMPPLRHDVVRQLKTDFPDLTIVLNGGLLTLEDAQDALAWADGAMIGRAAYGTPYLLATADQDVFGDELTPPTRREAIEAFLPFVAAELQAGQPLNRMMRHTLGLFAGQPGARHWKRTLSERGHRTGAGLEVVQEALAGVPDGVLDAQPNLLRRQGAEAPAAAISG is encoded by the coding sequence ATGCTCGCCTCTTCCCTGCCCCCCCACACACTCTCCGTCGCCCCGATGATGGACTGGACGGACCGCCACTGCCGCGCCTTTCACCGCACGCTGACGCGCCGCACACTGCTGTATACCGAGATGATCACCACGGGCGCGATCCTGCACGGGGACCGCGAGCGGCATCTGTCGTTCGCGGAGGCCGAGCATCCGGTGGCCCTGCAACTGGGCGGTAGCGACGCCTCAGCGCTGGCCGAATGCGCCCGCATCGCCACGGAGTACGGCTACGACGAGATCAACCTGAACTGCGGCTGCCCGTCGGACCGCGTGAGCAGCGGCTCTTTTGGCGCATGCCTGATGGCCTCGCCGGACGTGGTGGCCCGCGCCGTGGAAGCCATGCGGGGCGCAACGCATCTGCCTGTGACCGTCAAGCACCGCATTGGCATCGACGATCTGGACAGCTATGAACACCTGAGCGGATTTGTTCGGACGGTGGCGGCGGCGGGCTGCGAGACCTTCATCGTCCACGCGCGCAAGGCGTGGCTATCGGGCCTGTCGCCCAGAGAAAACCGCGAGATGCCGCCACTGCGCCACGACGTGGTGCGGCAACTCAAGACAGATTTCCCAGACCTGACCATCGTGCTGAACGGCGGCCTGCTGACGCTGGAAGACGCGCAGGACGCTCTGGCCTGGGCCGACGGCGCGATGATCGGACGGGCCGCATACGGGACACCGTATCTGCTGGCGACGGCAGATCAGGATGTGTTTGGAGACGAGCTGACGCCGCCCACCCGCCGCGAGGCGATAGAGGCGTTTCTGCCCTTCGTGGCCGCCGAGTTGCAGGCTGGGCAGCCCCTCAACCGCATGATGAGGCACACGCTAGGGCTGTTCGCGGGGCAGCCTGGGGCGCGGCACTGGAAACGCACCCTCAGCGAGCGGGGACACAGGACGGGCGCGGGCCTGGAAGTGGTGCAGGAAGCTCTGGCAGGCGTGCCGGACGGCGTGCTGGATGCCCAACCGAACCTACTACGGCGGCAGGGGGCTGAAGCTCCTGCCGCCGCTATTTCAGGGTAA
- a CDS encoding phage holin family protein, giving the protein MRHINYYAGHYLACLFTLFWAWGRSPEGMMEERKSMGGAIVDVFDAGVTLVKSEINALVKKFSEIAKAKGLGVVLLLAATGPLVLALIFMILAVFYGLMRLGLGAWAAALLIAVFSFVVTGVMILLGIRKLGAEVETDEPRAKSLASMTEDERLEAQYQAEQAEKAAKERRAAQATSVQPVPVQATAVQSSPVQATGSAGLGASVQHTAGNQQARVGAPDLAKDQDSRQPASRTSVEVPRDPGQYAAGENRYVGGNGQQATVRVEGGTSTVPIYESEPDGSAKMYGGSLNEKLDKGEVPSASHAETGAHSGKKHDPRLQEPVVLSDAPGIPVSTDPTYKDDIKKGGGDY; this is encoded by the coding sequence TTGCGACACATTAACTATTATGCTGGGCATTATCTGGCCTGTCTGTTCACGCTGTTCTGGGCGTGGGGCCGCTCCCCGGAGGGAATGATGGAAGAACGCAAGAGTATGGGAGGGGCCATTGTCGATGTGTTCGATGCGGGCGTGACCCTCGTCAAATCCGAGATCAATGCGCTGGTCAAAAAATTCAGCGAGATCGCCAAGGCCAAGGGTCTGGGCGTGGTGCTGCTGCTGGCCGCCACCGGGCCGCTGGTTCTGGCGCTGATCTTCATGATTTTGGCGGTCTTCTACGGCCTGATGCGGCTGGGCCTGGGTGCCTGGGCCGCCGCGCTGCTGATCGCCGTGTTCAGCTTCGTGGTCACGGGCGTGATGATCCTGCTGGGTATTCGCAAGCTGGGTGCGGAAGTGGAAACCGACGAACCCCGCGCCAAGAGCCTGGCCTCTATGACCGAGGACGAACGCCTGGAAGCGCAGTATCAGGCCGAACAGGCCGAGAAGGCTGCAAAGGAACGCCGCGCCGCCCAGGCCACTTCGGTTCAGCCAGTCCCGGTGCAGGCCACTGCAGTGCAGTCCAGCCCGGTGCAGGCCACAGGCAGCGCTGGCCTGGGCGCGTCTGTGCAGCACACTGCCGGGAATCAGCAGGCACGGGTGGGCGCACCCGACCTGGCCAAAGACCAGGATTCGCGCCAGCCTGCCAGCCGGACCTCGGTTGAAGTGCCCCGCGATCCCGGTCAGTACGCCGCCGGCGAGAACCGCTACGTGGGGGGGAACGGTCAGCAGGCCACCGTGCGCGTGGAGGGCGGCACCTCCACCGTACCAATCTATGAAAGCGAGCCGGACGGTTCCGCAAAAATGTACGGCGGCTCCCTGAACGAGAAGCTGGACAAGGGCGAGGTGCCCAGCGCCAGCCACGCCGAGACTGGTGCGCACAGCGGTAAGAAGCACGATCCCCGCTTGCAGGAACCCGTCGTTCTGAGTGACGCCCCCGGCATCCCGGTCAGCACCGATCCCACCTACAAAGACGACATCAAAAAGGGCGGAGGTGATTACTGA